From one Erinaceus europaeus chromosome 4, mEriEur2.1, whole genome shotgun sequence genomic stretch:
- the MRTFA gene encoding myocardin-related transcription factor A isoform X2, whose protein sequence is MTLLEPEMLMMAVQSVLQLKLQQRRTREELVSQGIMPPLKSPAAFHEQRRSLERARTEDYLKRKIRSRPERSELVRMHILEETSAEPSLQAKQLKLKRARLADDLNEKIAQRPGPMELVEKNILPVESSLKEAIIEGQVNYPKVADSSSFDEDSSDALSPEQPASQESQGSVPSPLEARVSEPLPSATSVSPTQVVSQLPAGSDSGETLFLAEQPLLPPSLTNGATVPTAKPAPMLIKQSQAKAASEKPQRSKKTKELKPKVKKLKYHQYIPPDQKQDKGAPPMDSSYAKILQQQQLFLQLQILNQQQQQHYNYQTILPAPPKPAGEALGSSGAPPMRSLSTNSVNSSSGGPGPSGLARQNSTSLAGKPGALPANLDDMKVAELKQELKLRSLPVSGTKVDLIERLRAYQDQVSPSPGVPKTPATASILPKAGEVVVAFPAARLGTGPALVAAGLAPAEVVVATVTSNGVVKFGSTGSTPPVSPTPSERSLLSTGDENSTPGDTFGEMVTSPLTQLTLQASPLQILVKEEGPRAGSCCLSPGVRAELEARDKDQMLQEKDKQIEELTRMLRQKQQLVEWLRLQLEQEKRAQQPAPAPAPAEAPASVTLGTPVKQENSFSSCQLSQQLPGPSHPFSPSLTAPTPHHADPCAPVPPALVVKQEAVAVKLEAVMVKQEAVPPEPEPEPAPAPEPAPQPLLGPQSPSLVKGVMPPTLITDSTGTHVILTMSYKDAESPQQPLSQPGSPAAGPPAQMDLEHPTQPLFGTPASLLKKEPPGYEEAVNQQPRQQENGSSSQQMDDLFDILIQSGEISADFKEPEKAKSSSTAACESPLAAQSPPSTEQPQATPPASGWPTLPGRLEDFLESSTGLPLLTAGHEGPESLIDDLHSQMLSSSAILDHPPSPMDTSELHFAPEHSSMGLDLPDGPLDSMDWLELSSGGPVLSLAPLSTTAPSLFSTDFLDGHDLQLHWDSCL, encoded by the exons AGACCTCAGCTGAGCCTTCCCTCCAGGCCAAGCAGTTGAAGTTGAAGCGCGCCAGACTGGCTGATGACCTCAATGAGAAGATTGCACAGAGGCCTGGCCCCATGGAGCTGGTGGAGAAGAATATCCTGCCTGTGGAGTCCAGCTTGAAAGAAGCTATCATAG AGGGCCAGGTGAATTACCCGAAAGTAGCGGACAGCTCTTCCTTCGATGAAGACAGCAGCGATGCCTTGTCCCCTGAACAGCCTGCCAGCCAGGAGTCCCAGGGTTCAGTACCGTCACCCCTAGAAGCCCGAGtcagtgagccactgcccagtgcCACTTCTGTGTCCCCCACTCAG gttgTGTCTCAGCTCCCTGCGGGCTCAGATTCTGGAGAAACACTTTTCCTGGCAGAGCAGCCTCTTCTGCCTCCCAGCCTCACCAATGGAGCCACTGTCCCCACTGCCAAGCCCGCCCCCATGCTCATTAAG CAAAGCCAAGCCAAGGCTGCCAGTGAGAAGCCCCAGCGCAGCAAGAAAACCAAGGAGCTGAAGCCAAAGGTGAAGAAGCTCAAGTACCACCAGTACATCCCCCCGGACCAAAAGCAGGACAAGGGAGCGCCCCCCATGGACTCCTCCTACGCCAAGatcctgcagcagcagcagctgttccTCCAGCTCCAGATCCTtaaccaacagcagcagcagcactacAACTATCAGACCATCCTGCCCGCACCCCCAAA GCCAGCAGGCGAGGCTCTGGGGAGCAGTGGGGCCCCCCCGATGCGCAGCCTCTCCACCAACAGCGTCAACTCCAGCTCAGGTGGCCCTGGGCCCAGCGGGCTAGCCCGTCAGAACAGCACCTCACTGGCTGGCAAGCCGGGAGCCCTGCCCGCCAACCTGGATGACATGAAG GTGGCCGAACTGAAGCAGGAACTGAAACTGCGGTCACTACCTGTCTCAGGCACCAAGGTAGACCTGATCGAGCGCCTGCGCGCCTACCAAGACCAAGTCAGCCCCTCCCCAGGGGTCCCCAAGACTCCTGCCACCGCTTCCATCCTGCCCAAGGCCGGCGAGGTGGTGGTGGCCTTCCCAGCGGCGCGCCTCGGCACGGGGCCTGCCCTCGTGGCTGCAGGCTTGGCCCCGGCCGAGGTGGTGGTTGCCACAGTGACCAGCAACGGGGTTGTGAAATTTGGCAGCACAGGCTCCACGCCCCCCGTGTCTCCCACTCCTTCAGAGCGTTCACTGCTCAGCACGGGCGACGAGAACTCCACTCCCGGGGACACATTTGGCGAGATGGTGACATCACCGCTGACCCAGCTCACTCTGCAGGCCTCCCCACTGCAGATCCTCGTGAAGGAAGAGGGCCCCCGGGCTGGGTCCTGCTGCCTGAGCCCTGGGGTGCGGGCAGAGCTGGAGGCCCGGGACAAGGACCAGATGCTGCAGGAGAAGGACAAGCAGATTGAGGAGCTGACACGCATGCTGCGGCAGAAGCAGCAGCTGGTGGAGTGGCTCAGGCTGCAGCTGGAGCAGGAGAAGCGGGCCCAGCAGCCAGCcccggccccagccccagccGAAGCCCCAGCCTCGGTCACTCTGGGCACCCCAGTGAAACAGGAAAACAGCTTCTCCAGCTGCCAGCTGAGTCAGCAGCTCCCTGGCCCCTCTCACCCCTTCAGCCCCAGCCtgacagcccccactccccaccacgcAGACCCATGTGCCCCGGTGCCCCCGgccctggtggtgaagcaggaagctGTGGCAGTGAAGCTGGAAGCTGTGATGGTGAAGCAGGAAGCCGTGccccctgagcctgagcctgagcctgcgCCTGCACCTGAGCCTGCTCCCCAGCCACTTCTGGGCCCACAGAGCCCCAGCCTAGTCAAGGGGGTCATGCCTCCCACCCTCATCACGGACTCCACGGGGACCCACGTCATTCTCACCATGagctacaaggatgcagagagcCCCCAACAG CCTTTGTCCCAGCCTGGTTCTCCAGCCGCTGGCCCACCAGCCCAGATGGACCTGGAACACCCCACACAGCCCCTCTTTGGGACTCCAGCTTCTCTGCTGAAGAAGGAGCCGCCTGGCTATGAGGAAGCTGTCAATCAGCAGCCTAGACAGCAG GAAAATGGTTCCTCGAGCCAACAGATGGATGACCTGTTTGACATTCTCATTCAGAGTGGAG AAATTTCAGCAGATTTCAAGGAACCCGAGAAAGCGAAGTCCTCTTCAACTGCTGCCTGTGAGTCCCCCCTGGCTGCACAGTCCCCACCCTCCACAGAGCAACCCCAGGCCACCCCACCCGCCTCGGGCTGGCCCACCCTCCCCGGACGCCTGGAGGACTTCCTGGAGAGCAGCACAGGGCTGCCCCTGCTGACCGCTGGGCACGAGGGGCCTGAGTCCCTCATTGACGACCTCCACAGCCAGATGCTGAGCAGCTCTGCCATCCTggaccaccccccctcccccatggaCACCTCAGAATTGCACTTTGCCCCGGAACACAGCAGCATGGGCCTGGACCTGCCTGACGGCCCCTTGGACAGCATGGACTGGCTGGAGCTGTCATCAGGGGGCCCTGTGCTCAGCCTGGCTCCGCTCAGCACCACAGCCCCCAGCCTCTTCTCCACAGACTTCCTGGACGGCCACGACTTGCAGCTCCACTGGGATTCCTGCTTGTAG